A single genomic interval of Candidatus Poribacteria bacterium harbors:
- a CDS encoding ThuA domain-containing protein, protein MKKVLLIINGPHPPFSDFTEMFKPLVEDAGQFEVEVSDDRNRLTDPSAFDAVALYIGGGEITPEVERGLTGYVRGGGGLLAVHGANAGLGQYDDYIELIGTEFIEHDPLAPFEVTVEDEIDDILPRLNKQFRIVDECYQMKVRTDAPLRYFQYGAWRLEKYPLGYVRDYGEGKVFYTALGHDNRAFGNTDFQDQLVKGLRYVTNLRDNPSIRIGLVGYGPLFNMGSHHAGMIAQTHGFELAAVCDRDPERLRAAKEEQGEGITTFTDAKEMAESGQIDLAIVIVPHVYHAPVAKIMLEAGLHTITEKPFVVHVSEADELIALAREKGVMLSVYHNRHWDPDILTLCDALESGIIGEVYSIECNMVGYGAPGQMWRDHKEISGGLLYDMGAHQFEKILQLVPQHDRNGNRINKRATLYGNFLKRHWQASSVEDFCRAYVRFDSGLEAQLIQSNLHAAEKPLWTVLGTHGSIVVGNFQGETTVTSIMEDGRKMVSDYPAVTNRGWQTYYKNVSDHLLSGQPLLITAEWAKGTIQCIEGCETAARENRLVEIEFDY, encoded by the coding sequence ATGAAGAAAGTCTTATTGATCATTAACGGTCCGCATCCCCCATTTAGCGATTTTACGGAGATGTTCAAGCCGTTGGTTGAAGATGCTGGGCAGTTTGAAGTGGAGGTTAGCGATGACCGCAACCGATTGACGGATCCCTCCGCGTTCGATGCAGTCGCGCTATACATCGGTGGTGGAGAAATTACTCCTGAGGTTGAGCGTGGGCTGACAGGATATGTCAGAGGTGGCGGGGGATTGCTTGCGGTGCACGGTGCCAACGCCGGACTTGGGCAGTATGATGACTACATTGAACTCATCGGCACGGAGTTCATCGAACACGACCCGTTAGCACCTTTTGAGGTAACAGTAGAAGATGAGATTGACGATATTCTGCCGCGTCTCAACAAGCAGTTCCGGATCGTAGATGAGTGTTATCAGATGAAGGTTCGCACGGACGCGCCGTTGCGTTATTTCCAATACGGTGCGTGGCGGCTCGAAAAATATCCGCTCGGCTATGTGCGCGACTACGGTGAGGGAAAGGTATTTTACACCGCGCTTGGACACGACAACCGCGCCTTCGGCAATACGGACTTTCAGGACCAATTGGTCAAGGGGCTCCGCTATGTGACCAATCTGAGGGATAACCCGTCGATCCGCATCGGCTTAGTGGGCTACGGTCCCTTGTTTAATATGGGCAGCCATCACGCCGGTATGATTGCGCAAACTCATGGATTTGAGTTAGCGGCGGTATGCGACAGAGATCCTGAACGCCTCCGCGCTGCGAAAGAGGAACAAGGTGAGGGAATTACTACGTTCACCGATGCAAAGGAGATGGCAGAGAGCGGTCAAATTGATCTGGCTATTGTGATTGTGCCGCATGTCTATCACGCGCCGGTTGCGAAGATCATGTTAGAGGCGGGGCTGCACACTATTACCGAAAAGCCGTTTGTCGTCCATGTCTCCGAAGCGGACGAACTGATTGCCCTCGCACGCGAAAAAGGTGTTATGCTCTCGGTTTATCACAACCGACACTGGGATCCAGATATCCTCACGCTCTGCGATGCCCTTGAATCGGGCATAATTGGAGAGGTGTATTCGATTGAGTGTAACATGGTCGGGTACGGTGCACCCGGACAGATGTGGCGAGACCATAAGGAAATTTCGGGTGGGTTGTTATACGATATGGGTGCGCACCAGTTCGAGAAGATTTTGCAATTAGTCCCCCAACACGACCGAAATGGAAACCGCATCAATAAACGTGCGACGTTGTACGGCAATTTCCTCAAGCGGCATTGGCAAGCTAGTTCGGTTGAAGATTTCTGCCGGGCGTATGTGCGATTTGACAGCGGCTTGGAAGCACAACTTATCCAGTCGAATCTACACGCGGCTGAGAAACCGCTATGGACTGTACTCGGTACACACGGCTCTATTGTAGTGGGGAATTTCCAAGGCGAAACAACCGTGACCTCCATCATGGAGGACGGGCGCAAAATGGTTTCCGATTATCCAGCGGTGACGAATCGAGGCTGGCAGACATATTACAAGAACGTCTCAGACCATCTGCTCTCCGGGCAGCCCTTACTGATTACAGCGGAGTGGGCGAAGGGAACTATCCAGTGTATCGAGGGATGCGAGACCGCTGCGCGTGAGAACCGGCTGGTGGAAATCGAGTTTGATTATTAG
- a CDS encoding peptidylprolyl isomerase: protein MLLQNKNRRSYIERFTVMLLAALFTVYLVSCSQEQKGPPKPKARPTVSADTMQAAKTKIDIHNAMAVIETDKGAIEVEFFADVAPKTVENFLKNARLEYYNHATFHRVEPGKLIQAGSRFPTEDTIAIETSDHQPARGILAMAKAEGATVADATQFFICLDTIILDSDYTLFGQVTKGLEVVDSIAVGDQIMTVKVREKG from the coding sequence ATGTTACTTCAGAATAAAAACCGACGAAGCTACATTGAACGTTTTACTGTGATGCTCCTCGCAGCATTGTTTACCGTATACCTTGTAAGTTGTTCGCAGGAACAGAAGGGTCCACCAAAGCCGAAGGCACGTCCGACAGTATCGGCTGACACGATGCAAGCAGCCAAAACAAAAATTGACATCCACAACGCTATGGCTGTCATTGAGACAGACAAGGGGGCAATTGAGGTCGAGTTTTTTGCGGACGTTGCGCCCAAAACCGTGGAAAACTTTCTAAAGAATGCACGGTTGGAATATTATAATCATGCGACATTCCATCGCGTTGAACCCGGAAAACTGATTCAAGCCGGATCGCGTTTTCCCACCGAAGATACGATAGCGATTGAGACGAGCGATCACCAACCGGCGAGAGGGATCCTCGCTATGGCAAAAGCGGAGGGGGCGACTGTTGCAGATGCCACCCAATTCTTCATTTGCCTCGACACGATTATATTAGACAGCGACTACACTTTATTTGGGCAGGTCACGAAAGGACTAGAGGTGGTCGACAGCATTGCAGTAGGCGACCAGATCATGACGGTCAAGGTTCGTGAAAAAGGTTAA
- a CDS encoding phytanoyl-CoA dioxygenase family protein codes for MDFFQLTEAQRRDFDADGFLIIPQAIDAETVAHLTEAGDRLMKSFMDDPQSVYLQRRDGIVQEEAFDSLISNSTTVSRVVQLLSPNIHLHTTSLIYKKPQPPDTTPPDRGWHRDIGIAEDLGHRGLPRVGIKVCYCLTDFLEPSSGMTLMARGSHQSGEPLAIRKGEPDPTTVVDPCLHAGDAIFFENRIFHTAAPNLSNSTSKVIIYGYAYRWMKVDINLDPPAEQAIERASNDIDKQLLGVHRNVDTPPQALTDWAEHHGVNPERISWVVET; via the coding sequence ATGGATTTCTTTCAACTAACTGAGGCACAACGCCGGGACTTTGATGCAGATGGCTTTCTTATCATTCCACAAGCCATTGATGCCGAGACCGTTGCCCATCTGACTGAAGCAGGGGACCGATTGATGAAATCATTCATGGACGATCCGCAAAGCGTCTATCTACAACGCCGCGACGGGATCGTGCAGGAAGAGGCATTCGACTCGCTCATCTCTAACTCGACAACTGTTTCACGGGTCGTCCAGCTACTCAGTCCCAATATCCATCTCCACACGACTTCACTAATCTACAAGAAGCCCCAACCTCCCGACACAACACCTCCCGACCGCGGATGGCACCGCGACATCGGTATTGCAGAGGACCTTGGACACAGAGGCTTGCCGCGAGTCGGAATAAAGGTCTGCTACTGTCTGACGGACTTTCTCGAGCCTAGCTCAGGTATGACCTTGATGGCACGCGGGAGCCATCAGAGTGGTGAGCCGTTGGCGATTCGCAAGGGCGAGCCAGACCCAACTACAGTAGTTGATCCGTGTTTACACGCCGGTGATGCCATATTTTTTGAAAATCGGATTTTCCATACCGCGGCACCCAACCTGAGCAATTCCACCTCAAAGGTAATTATCTACGGCTATGCCTATCGCTGGATGAAGGTCGATATCAATCTTGATCCACCGGCTGAACAGGCAATAGAACGAGCTAGCAACGATATCGACAAACAGCTTTTAGGTGTGCATCGGAACGTTGACACACCGCCCCAAGCCTTGACCGATTGGGCAGAACATCACGGTGTCAATCCGGAACGTATATCTTGGGTTGTGGAAACATAA
- the dapF gene encoding diaminopimelate epimerase — protein MAQKIPFMKLSGAGNDFVIIDNREGVVRYENTDFVEKVCQRRMSAGADGVLLVEDTDKADFRMRYFNADGGEAETCGNGARCISRFAYLNGIVSERMSFETQAGIYESEIVGTDVKVRMSDPTDLRLNFPLQLEDGVHNISFANSGVPHVLFYAEDLEGTDVFGLGRQTRYHDDFKPAGTNANFVR, from the coding sequence ATGGCTCAAAAAATACCCTTTATGAAACTGAGCGGTGCCGGTAACGACTTCGTCATCATTGATAATCGTGAAGGCGTTGTCCGATACGAAAATACCGATTTTGTCGAAAAGGTTTGTCAGCGCCGAATGTCCGCCGGTGCAGATGGCGTACTGCTCGTCGAAGATACGGATAAAGCGGATTTCCGGATGCGCTACTTCAACGCAGATGGCGGCGAGGCGGAGACCTGCGGAAATGGGGCACGATGCATTTCAAGGTTTGCCTATCTTAACGGCATCGTTTCGGAGCGAATGTCCTTTGAGACGCAAGCCGGCATCTACGAATCCGAAATTGTCGGCACTGATGTCAAGGTCCGTATGAGCGATCCAACGGACCTCCGATTGAACTTTCCGCTTCAGTTGGAAGATGGTGTCCACAACATCTCTTTCGCCAACAGCGGCGTTCCCCATGTCCTCTTTTACGCAGAAGATTTAGAGGGAACAGATGTGTTCGGGCTTGGCAGGCAGACACGCTACCACGACGACTTCAAACCTGCGGGGACAAACGCCAATTTTGTTCGG
- the amrB gene encoding AmmeMemoRadiSam system protein B, giving the protein MGISWRRKTTQTETVRSPAVAGSFYPDSPKVLSAQVGKFIDDAELKETDGELIGLIAPHAGYVYSGHVAGHAYKQLPGQSFDTVVLLGLSHRYRIDGAAIYARGAFRTPLGDIQVDEDLAAEMMRLNSDLLDLPAAHANEHSLEVQLPFLHHLLSDFRIIPILLQDDSPENVIPLSQAVAEAMSNRSCLLIGSTDLCHYPTYETARKSDQVVIEAVEHFDPDYLHERMDEYMQIHPTKNFHCMMCSTGAIYTTMRAAKALGGNRLEVLKAANSGDVP; this is encoded by the coding sequence ATGGGTATCAGTTGGAGAAGGAAGACTACACAGACTGAAACCGTTCGCTCTCCTGCTGTCGCTGGCAGTTTTTATCCGGATTCGCCGAAAGTCCTATCCGCACAGGTGGGCAAATTCATCGATGATGCGGAGCTAAAAGAAACCGATGGCGAACTCATTGGGCTCATCGCTCCCCATGCCGGCTACGTTTACTCGGGTCATGTCGCAGGACACGCCTACAAACAGTTGCCAGGACAATCTTTCGACACAGTGGTGCTCCTCGGGTTAAGCCATCGCTACCGAATTGATGGTGCAGCGATTTATGCGCGTGGCGCGTTCCGTACACCGCTTGGCGATATCCAAGTCGATGAAGACCTCGCCGCTGAGATGATGCGCCTGAACAGCGACCTCCTCGACCTGCCCGCGGCTCACGCAAACGAGCATAGCCTCGAAGTGCAGTTACCCTTTCTACACCACCTCCTCTCCGACTTCCGTATCATTCCTATCTTGTTACAAGATGACTCGCCGGAAAATGTCATTCCTTTGAGTCAGGCAGTTGCAGAAGCAATGAGCAATCGATCCTGCCTACTGATTGGGAGCACCGATCTCTGCCACTATCCTACCTACGAAACAGCGCGAAAATCAGATCAGGTCGTCATTGAGGCGGTTGAACATTTTGATCCCGATTACTTGCATGAGCGGATGGATGAATATATGCAGATCCACCCTACCAAAAATTTTCACTGCATGATGTGCAGCACCGGCGCAATCTATACGACAATGCGAGCGGCGAAAGCGTTGGGCGGGAATCGGCTTGAAGTGCTGAAAGCAGCAAACTCCGGCGATGTCCC
- the menC gene encoding o-succinylbenzoate synthase, protein MQIDRIDVYYVSLPLIYPWRTAYGEDYAVDSVLVRMESEGYEGWGETTPLKAPAYSPESTMSAYHTITEFIAPLLVGKSFDTAEELLTAYKWIKGNPFAKAGPEVAWWVLKANMEGVPLHQLLGGSFRKVDAGADFGVQDSIDMLLEKIQGAVDDGFKRVKLKVRPDWDLEMLRAVRAAFPHQTFHIDCNSGYTLDDLDFFKRVDELGLAMIEQPLYHTDLLEHAELQRQIETPVCLDESIVSVHTFEWALKLKSCQILNLKTGRVGGLSVAVRLHNMARDAGIPCWVGSMLESGIGAGVLVELATLDNFTYPGDLFPSSFFYRQDLTETELVLNDDCTFTPSQSAGTGYQPVLDQPNVFAGVIAFVSQ, encoded by the coding sequence ATGCAGATAGATCGCATTGACGTTTACTATGTCAGTCTGCCCCTGATTTACCCGTGGCGTACTGCTTATGGCGAGGATTACGCTGTCGATTCGGTCCTTGTCCGAATGGAATCGGAGGGGTATGAAGGCTGGGGCGAGACCACACCGCTAAAGGCACCCGCCTACTCGCCCGAATCCACAATGTCGGCATACCACACGATAACCGAGTTTATTGCGCCGCTATTGGTTGGGAAATCGTTTGATACAGCTGAGGAGTTGCTCACTGCATACAAGTGGATCAAGGGGAACCCGTTTGCCAAAGCAGGTCCAGAGGTTGCTTGGTGGGTACTCAAAGCAAATATGGAAGGCGTGCCGCTGCACCAGTTGCTGGGTGGCAGCTTTAGGAAGGTAGATGCTGGTGCGGACTTTGGTGTGCAGGATTCTATTGATATGTTGTTGGAGAAGATTCAGGGTGCGGTTGATGACGGTTTCAAGCGGGTCAAACTCAAGGTGCGACCGGATTGGGATCTTGAGATGTTGCGGGCGGTCCGCGCAGCTTTTCCGCATCAAACATTCCACATCGATTGCAACTCAGGATATACGCTGGACGACCTCGATTTCTTCAAGCGAGTTGATGAGCTAGGGTTGGCAATGATTGAACAACCACTGTATCACACCGACCTATTGGAACATGCGGAGTTACAGCGGCAAATTGAGACACCGGTCTGTCTGGACGAGTCAATTGTATCGGTGCACACCTTTGAATGGGCGTTGAAACTGAAATCTTGTCAGATTCTCAACCTCAAAACGGGACGTGTCGGCGGGCTTTCTGTCGCGGTCAGACTGCACAACATGGCGCGTGATGCCGGCATCCCGTGCTGGGTGGGTAGTATGTTAGAGAGCGGCATCGGTGCCGGTGTCTTGGTCGAACTCGCAACTTTAGACAATTTTACCTATCCCGGTGATCTATTTCCCAGCAGCTTCTTCTATCGCCAAGATTTGACGGAAACGGAGTTGGTTTTGAACGATGACTGCACATTTACACCGTCGCAGTCGGCTGGAACGGGGTATCAGCCGGTCTTGGATCAGCCAAACGTTTTTGCCGGGGTAATAGCGTTTGTAAGTCAATGA
- a CDS encoding alpha/beta hydrolase, which yields MSYEVIESKFVATERPDNAQWLLVLGHGASTNMRHVTLQTIAERLADVGIATFRYNFPYSERGGGRNSNAVCQETVRSAVAAAHTVASDLSILVGGHSFSGRMSSMAAAEAPLEGVRGLVFFAFPLHPSGKPSTERAAHLNDVTIPMLFLSGTRDKLGELDLLQPTCDQIDKATLHLLDTADHGFKILKRSRNTDEDVFVEMARVINEWVSGLE from the coding sequence ATGAGCTATGAAGTTATTGAATCCAAGTTTGTCGCAACCGAGCGTCCTGATAATGCACAATGGCTGCTGGTGCTAGGGCATGGTGCGAGCACAAATATGCGGCACGTAACCCTTCAGACCATTGCGGAACGATTAGCGGACGTTGGCATCGCTACATTCCGGTACAACTTCCCTTATTCAGAACGGGGCGGCGGTCGAAATTCAAACGCTGTTTGTCAGGAGACCGTCCGTTCGGCGGTCGCAGCGGCGCACACAGTGGCAAGCGATCTATCGATTCTCGTTGGTGGGCACTCCTTCAGCGGACGAATGTCATCAATGGCTGCGGCGGAGGCACCCTTAGAGGGGGTGCGGGGCTTGGTATTTTTTGCCTTTCCCTTGCATCCGTCTGGGAAGCCTTCCACGGAACGCGCAGCGCACCTGAACGATGTCACGATACCGATGCTCTTCCTGTCTGGCACACGCGACAAATTAGGGGAACTTGACCTACTGCAACCCACCTGCGATCAGATCGACAAAGCGACGCTGCATCTTTTGGATACCGCTGACCACGGATTTAAGATCCTCAAACGCTCTCGCAACACCGATGAAGATGTATTCGTGGAGATGGCGCGGGTTATCAACGAATGGGTATCGGGGTTGGAATAA
- a CDS encoding DUF1844 domain-containing protein, with amino-acid sequence MAEVSKESTADSSQSTGQERPKLPPVDFSAFIAELGMTAVTYLGGYQNPETKEVLVDLEMAKRTIDTIDLLKEKTKGNLTAPESNLLDNTLYNLRMTYIRIANNPPPPPTPETSESTTEASSEETETETD; translated from the coding sequence ATGGCAGAAGTATCAAAGGAATCGACTGCGGACAGCTCCCAATCCACCGGACAAGAACGACCCAAATTGCCGCCCGTTGATTTTTCTGCCTTCATTGCGGAGCTTGGGATGACCGCGGTTACTTACCTCGGAGGATATCAAAATCCGGAGACAAAAGAGGTACTGGTAGATCTCGAAATGGCAAAACGGACCATCGACACGATTGATCTCCTTAAGGAGAAGACAAAGGGTAACTTAACTGCGCCTGAAAGCAATCTGTTGGATAATACGTTATACAATCTCCGGATGACTTACATACGGATAGCGAATAATCCTCCACCTCCCCCGACGCCGGAAACCTCAGAATCGACAACTGAAGCATCATCGGAAGAAACAGAGACAGAAACTGATTAG
- a CDS encoding DUF433 domain-containing protein, whose protein sequence is MADRIDIHPDICNGRPLIAGTRIPVQTIMEFLGAGDSIDEVLEAYPSLKREDVYACIQFAAKLMANHYQIQKIV, encoded by the coding sequence ATGGCAGACCGAATAGATATTCACCCTGACATTTGCAATGGACGACCTTTGATTGCTGGGACTCGCATCCCCGTTCAAACTATCATGGAGTTTTTGGGGGCTGGTGATTCCATAGATGAGGTCCTTGAAGCATATCCTTCTCTCAAAAGAGAGGACGTTTATGCTTGTATCCAATTCGCTGCTAAATTAATGGCAAATCATTACCAGATCCAAAAAATCGTATGA
- a CDS encoding CPBP family intramembrane metalloprotease, producing MFFYLKHRWQIALLATGVGGLLSWQFGAFTHLTASAWSLRTQIGIGLVAGILSLVSDGVLHEIFKRTLGQTYLEAFHRHGRVVLGRMRWPEYVTGGLMAALAEEPLFRGTLLLAIDHGVLGIMITALLFAACHWLRREFSLFWFWAMLEGIWFGLLMVATGSLLIPMIAHGLHDLVGYRVFQAMIRDRNFA from the coding sequence ATGTTCTTTTACCTAAAACATCGGTGGCAAATTGCACTGCTAGCAACGGGTGTGGGTGGGCTGCTCAGCTGGCAATTCGGTGCTTTCACGCATCTGACGGCGAGCGCGTGGTCACTGAGGACTCAAATAGGAATTGGTTTGGTGGCTGGAATCTTGTCGTTAGTATCCGACGGTGTGCTGCATGAAATCTTTAAGCGAACGCTGGGACAGACATATCTGGAAGCATTTCATCGACATGGTCGCGTGGTGTTGGGTAGGATGCGCTGGCCCGAATACGTCACCGGTGGGTTGATGGCAGCCCTTGCCGAAGAACCGCTCTTTCGGGGGACTCTGTTACTGGCTATAGACCACGGTGTGCTTGGAATTATGATTACGGCGCTCTTATTTGCCGCTTGCCATTGGTTGCGACGGGAGTTTTCGTTGTTTTGGTTTTGGGCGATGTTGGAGGGAATCTGGTTCGGCCTCCTGATGGTTGCTACAGGATCTTTACTAATCCCGATGATTGCACATGGGCTCCACGATCTCGTGGGCTACCGTGTTTTCCAAGCGATGATTCGCGACAGAAATTTCGCTTGA
- a CDS encoding mandelate racemase/muconate lactonizing enzyme family protein — translation MKVVDVERIIVDVPFTPRQQKITAREVYNWAVLELCKVTTDTGHVGWGETVIHYTWARVTEEAVEKVKGQSPAKLMNDDSLGAGLQMALFDVVGKVLEVPAYELMGTQVRDWVPISWWCIDASPEDWAAEAADAVAKGYTSIKLKPRPWWDIVAQVDAIAQAVPPHFKLDLDANGTWQNAAAAIPIIKKLEKYTNVAMFETPIPQDDVLGNMQIRQAINRPIAMHFGSPPYITNIREGVCDGYVICTGKSGVMQQGILSAEAQMPFWLQLVGNGLTTTWAAHLGSVLTHATWPAITCINLYSHQLLKKEIEVVGGYHRVPDGPGLGVEVDEEAVEKYRVPEDTLKELKQKGEIYDRPKPRIINTIVYPDGSCIHMGYSSQGYGYFNAGHGPAYVEGVRLEAQPDDGSEAWRDLFEWAQQHPVRGRWEEASK, via the coding sequence ATGAAAGTTGTAGATGTAGAACGTATAATCGTTGATGTGCCATTCACCCCACGACAGCAAAAGATTACAGCGCGGGAAGTATATAACTGGGCGGTTCTAGAGCTGTGTAAGGTAACTACAGATACCGGACATGTGGGTTGGGGCGAAACTGTAATTCACTACACTTGGGCGCGGGTGACGGAGGAGGCTGTCGAAAAGGTAAAGGGACAGAGCCCCGCAAAATTGATGAACGATGATTCTCTCGGAGCGGGCTTACAGATGGCATTATTCGACGTGGTTGGCAAGGTATTGGAGGTGCCGGCTTACGAGTTGATGGGGACACAGGTGCGCGATTGGGTGCCCATCTCTTGGTGGTGTATCGATGCCTCCCCTGAAGATTGGGCTGCTGAGGCTGCGGACGCTGTGGCAAAGGGTTACACCAGCATCAAACTCAAGCCCCGCCCGTGGTGGGATATCGTTGCACAGGTCGATGCCATCGCTCAAGCTGTGCCTCCGCACTTTAAGTTGGATCTTGACGCTAACGGTACTTGGCAAAATGCAGCCGCTGCGATTCCGATTATCAAGAAGTTGGAAAAGTACACCAATGTGGCGATGTTTGAAACACCTATCCCGCAGGACGATGTGCTTGGGAATATGCAGATCCGTCAGGCAATTAATCGACCGATTGCAATGCACTTCGGATCACCGCCCTATATTACGAATATCCGCGAAGGGGTCTGTGATGGATACGTTATCTGTACCGGGAAGTCTGGCGTCATGCAACAAGGGATTTTAAGTGCTGAGGCGCAGATGCCTTTCTGGCTGCAGTTGGTGGGCAATGGACTGACCACGACTTGGGCTGCCCATCTGGGATCAGTTTTAACCCACGCCACTTGGCCCGCGATCACCTGCATAAACCTCTATAGCCACCAGTTATTGAAAAAGGAGATCGAGGTTGTCGGTGGGTATCACAGGGTGCCCGATGGACCCGGGTTAGGCGTTGAGGTTGACGAAGAAGCAGTTGAGAAGTATCGGGTGCCCGAAGATACACTTAAAGAACTGAAGCAAAAGGGTGAAATCTACGATCGCCCGAAACCACGTATCATCAACACCATCGTATATCCAGATGGCAGCTGCATTCACATGGGTTACAGCAGTCAGGGATACGGCTACTTCAATGCGGGACACGGGCCCGCGTATGTAGAAGGCGTGCGTTTAGAAGCACAGCCGGACGATGGATCCGAAGCGTGGCGGGATCTGTTTGAATGGGCGCAGCAGCATCCGGTACGAGGTCGCTGGGAGGAGGCATCAAAATGA
- a CDS encoding aldo/keto reductase codes for MQYRTLGRTQLRVSEIGYGGGRVHADQDEQTLIHMLHHAFDLGLNYIDTAPTYGDGLSETVIGKAIQGRKDGLILATKTEAFDPRGILADVEGSLTRLQTDVIDVLQFHGGWHQGNDAVQILEQGGLETYQKLRDQGKIRFIGFSADGPSGGVERMIASGEFEMIQVHYNLMYQSTCDIFGNRGTIPEAVAQDMGVVLMRSTTSNAFQNLMQRCFPTQMEGVDLDSFLLNYVLSNSFVDVALMSLQSLDDVEWTNAVSDDVDQRLDLRAVHGR; via the coding sequence ATGCAATATCGAACATTAGGTCGCACCCAGCTACGCGTTTCGGAGATCGGATACGGGGGTGGACGTGTGCACGCCGATCAAGACGAACAAACCCTCATCCATATGCTCCACCACGCTTTCGACCTGGGGCTCAATTACATCGACACAGCGCCGACCTATGGGGATGGTCTCAGTGAAACCGTTATAGGGAAAGCGATTCAGGGGCGCAAGGATGGGCTTATTCTCGCAACCAAAACGGAAGCCTTCGACCCACGGGGCATCCTCGCTGATGTGGAAGGAAGCCTGACGCGGCTGCAAACAGACGTGATCGATGTCTTGCAGTTTCACGGCGGCTGGCATCAGGGAAACGATGCAGTCCAGATCTTAGAACAGGGCGGATTGGAAACCTACCAGAAATTGCGAGATCAAGGGAAAATCCGTTTCATTGGTTTCTCTGCAGATGGTCCCTCAGGGGGCGTCGAGCGGATGATTGCGTCCGGTGAATTCGAGATGATCCAAGTTCACTACAACCTTATGTACCAGAGCACCTGTGATATCTTTGGCAATCGTGGGACGATCCCGGAGGCGGTTGCCCAAGATATGGGGGTTGTGTTGATGCGCTCGACGACGAGTAACGCCTTCCAAAATCTGATGCAGCGGTGTTTTCCGACACAGATGGAAGGGGTTGATCTGGACAGCTTTCTGCTGAATTATGTCCTCTCCAATTCATTCGTTGACGTTGCGCTGATGAGCCTGCAAAGTCTCGACGATGTGGAGTGGACTAACGCAGTTTCGGACGATGTTGACCAGCGGTTGGATTTGCGAGCAGTTCACGGCAGGTAG
- a CDS encoding peptidylprolyl isomerase, whose translation MRNRILLTASVFAILLPLSAWIGCAAISGGGNMMEEEEQVAVITTDKGKIVIELYPDSAPATVDNFSKLIKKKFYDWLTFHRRVDKPGLNIIQGGDPNGDGTGGPGYTIIDEHTNPNQVPHQRGTIAMANTGNPDSAGSQFYICLKAQPFLDGRYTTFGQVIQGMEVVDLLRVGDEMKKVRLEAKSKYVTSE comes from the coding sequence ATGCGAAACCGTATTCTGCTTACCGCTTCCGTATTTGCTATATTACTTCCGCTATCCGCTTGGATTGGCTGTGCCGCTATAAGTGGTGGTGGTAATATGATGGAGGAAGAGGAGCAGGTCGCTGTGATAACGACGGATAAAGGAAAAATTGTAATTGAACTGTATCCAGACTCAGCGCCTGCTACTGTTGATAACTTCAGCAAGCTAATTAAGAAAAAGTTCTACGATTGGCTAACATTTCATCGTAGAGTGGACAAACCAGGCCTGAATATCATTCAGGGAGGCGATCCGAATGGGGATGGAACGGGAGGTCCCGGATATACCATCATTGATGAGCATACCAACCCAAACCAAGTCCCTCATCAACGAGGGACAATTGCCATGGCAAACACAGGCAACCCCGACTCGGCAGGAAGTCAGTTTTATATCTGTCTAAAAGCGCAACCGTTCTTAGACGGCCGGTACACAACGTTTGGTCAAGTTATTCAGGGTATGGAGGTCGTAGATCTGTTAAGGGTCGGCGACGAAATGAAAAAAGTTCGATTGGAGGCGAAGTCAAAATATGTTACTTCAGAATAA